From the candidate division WOR-3 bacterium genome, one window contains:
- a CDS encoding RnfABCDGE type electron transport complex subunit D, with protein MNGNEPASRTVAPPGPTGQTPDRATGSLLSVSASPHIRSRTTVQSIMWAVVIALIPALAGSVYFFGFRVLWLVGLAVVSAVVADSLAQVAFGRRPTPADGSAVITGLLVAYNLPPGVPWWMPVLGSAFATVVVKQFFGGLGHNFINPALAARAFLMVSWPTHMTTMWQKPFGTLPLSGLDAVSEATPLALVRRAAEYLPQDSIADVVRQANSLPVLERLFFGNVGGCLGETSALLLLVGAAFLIIVRVIDWRIPAAYIGTVIVLALVLPGNRLAPWFHVFSGGIILGA; from the coding sequence ATGAACGGGAACGAACCAGCCAGTCGAACGGTCGCGCCGCCAGGCCCGACTGGTCAAACCCCGGACCGTGCTACCGGTTCGCTTCTGTCGGTATCGGCTTCGCCGCACATCCGCAGCCGGACAACGGTTCAGAGCATCATGTGGGCGGTGGTCATTGCGCTTATTCCGGCTTTGGCCGGCTCGGTTTACTTCTTTGGTTTCAGAGTGCTGTGGCTGGTCGGGCTTGCGGTTGTTTCAGCCGTGGTTGCGGATTCACTCGCTCAGGTTGCGTTCGGTCGCAGACCGACACCGGCTGATGGCAGCGCGGTTATCACCGGCCTGCTTGTTGCGTACAACCTGCCGCCCGGTGTGCCGTGGTGGATGCCGGTGCTCGGTTCGGCGTTTGCGACAGTCGTGGTCAAACAGTTCTTCGGCGGGCTCGGGCACAATTTCATCAACCCGGCCCTGGCGGCGCGGGCCTTTCTCATGGTTTCTTGGCCGACGCACATGACGACGATGTGGCAGAAGCCGTTCGGTACCTTGCCGCTTTCTGGACTCGACGCAGTTAGCGAAGCAACTCCGCTTGCGCTTGTGCGTCGTGCCGCCGAGTATCTGCCGCAGGATTCGATTGCTGACGTAGTCCGCCAGGCGAATTCGTTGCCGGTACTAGAGCGGCTCTTCTTCGGTAACGTCGGCGGCTGCCTGGGTGAGACATCGGCCCTGCTCCTGCTGGTTGGTGCTGCCTTCCTCATCATCGTCCGAGTTATTGACTGGCGCATTCCAGCCGCCTACATCGGTACCGTCATTGTTCTGGCGCTGGTTCTGCCTGGTAACCGACTGGCGCCATGGTTCCACGTGTTCTCTGGTGGTATCATTCTGGGCGCA